Proteins encoded within one genomic window of Sorex araneus isolate mSorAra2 chromosome 9, mSorAra2.pri, whole genome shotgun sequence:
- the LOC101540453 gene encoding phospholipase A2-like, with translation MKLLVLAAWLSVATTEDVFSVGISPQMATMVACLDPDIPPTDYIKYGCYCGGGKSGSPVDEQDSHAHICVLSSSLGEVVLRHLCCQELNSCWNQATEMENCSSTLDTYIKSYSYFCAASVITCSGESNPCEDFICNCDRTAAMCFIKAPRPQEKYYNLDRKKYCQD, from the exons ATGAAGCTGCTCGTGCTGGCTGCCTGGCTCTCAG TGGCCACCACAGAGGATGTCTTCAGCGTGGGGATTTCTCCGCAGATGGCGACAATGGTCGCCTGTCTGGACCCTGATATACCTCCAACAGATTATATCAAGTATGGCTGCTACTGTGGTGGGGGTAAATCGGGTTCCCCCGTGGACGAACAGGACAG CCATGCTCACATCTGTGTCCTCAGCAGCAGCCTAGGGGAGGTTGTCCTACGCCATCT GTGCTGCCAGGAACTCAACAGCTGCTGGAACCAAGCCACAGAGATGGAAAACTGCAGCTCTACCCTGGACACCTACATTAAATCCTACTCCTACTTCTGCGCCGCCTCTGTGATCACCTGCAGTG GCGAGAGCAATCCTTGCGAGGATTTCATCTGCAATTGTGACCGCACTGCAGCCATGTGCTTTATCAAGGCCCCAAGGCCCCAAGAAAAATACTATAACCTGGACAGAAAGAAGTACTGTCAGGATTGA